From the Streptococcus halotolerans genome, the window TGAGACAACGAACTGAGATGCGGACAGCACTTGAGTAGAGCAAGGCGAAAGTGACGATGTCTCAACCTTAATTCAAAAGACTATAGTTTACTGAATGAGTTCTTTCAGCCGCATACTGAAAAAGCCAAACATCAAAACGGATGTTTGGCTTTAGTCGTTATCTTCGAGGTGTAGCTTGTGCTGACATAGCACTCAAAATATTGTATTTTTTCTTGAGGTAGTAGCGGATAGCAAAAGCGACTGCGCCTATTAGAATAAGTAAGAGCGGAGGTAATTGTGGGTTGATAGCTGCTGGTAAAAAGGTAGTGGCACTAAACAGAACTAACCAACCGATCATCAGAAGTCCTAAGAGACCAATGCTTTTCCAAAAATTTGGGCGTTGGGATTTTTCTTTGCCCATATGACGATAGATATAGTAGTAAGTGGTGTAGAGAAAGGCTCCGCCACCTAGTCCAACAACTATTAGTGATAATAAACCGTAAGATTGGGTTTGGTTATTGGTAAGAGCAAGGAGACCTGTGATGACGCCAAGGAAACCAAGCCAAAAGAGTGAAGCATCCGTCCACATAAGCCAAGGGTTTGTATTTTTGGCTTCTTGAGCTTCTGCTTTTATCTCTGCTTCTGATTTAGTGAATTGCGCAGCCCACGTTGTTGGAGCCCCGAGGAAAGAACGCGCGGGAATACCATTTTTTTGATTTTCTTCGATGGTTGGCAAAATATCTTCTAAAATAGTTTTAATTTCAGTATCTGATTTGCCGTCTTGTATCAATTGTTTAGTAGCAATGTGAATAAATTCTTGATTTTTGTGAGTGAGATTGTTTAAATCCATGATAATCCTTTCAGAAATGGGAATAGTTAATCTATCGTTACCTTTGTAAAAGGTTTAGAAAGTACCAGATTGTTAACAAGGTTAAGGTACCTGAGCATAAAGTCACCCCATAATCTTATCTCATCAGCTTCTAGGATTAGTTTGTGTGGAGAAGCCAAAAAGATGTTTTAGAAAGTCTCTGATTATTAAAGAGGTTAAGGCGCTAGCAAATTCCTTCGGTACCAATCAGTTATTTGGCTAATGCCACTGTTTGACGAGTCGTTTTGCGACTGCCAACTATAAAGCATCAAAACCATTTTTTCCTGATAAAGTAAAGCACAACCAACATACTGAGTACAGAAGCGATAAAAACGATGTACCAGAAGGCGTGTGGCAGACCATTTAGAGGTAACCAGTTGTTTTGGAAGTTCATGCCGTAAGCTGAGAAGATGACAGTTGGGATGTCTAATGCCATCGTCATCAGCGCCAAGGTTTTCATAATGGTGTTCTGATTGTTATTGATGATAGCTGCAGAAGTTTCCGCCATTGCATTCAAGACATTTTCATAAATACCTGCCATTTCAATAGCCTGTTGGGTTTCAATTAAGGTATCTTCCAGCAGGTCTTCGTCCTCAACGTATTTTTTGAGACTTGAGGTATTACTGGAGAGCTTTTTAACGATTCGCTCATTCATTTTGAGTGAAGCCTTTAGATAGACGATGGATTTTTCCAACTCCATCATGTCGATCAGTTGTTCGTTACGAGTGGCATCTTCCAATTGGGCTTCGATACGGTCGCTTTGGCGATCAATAGAACGTAAGGCGGTTAGGTATAAAATGGCATTGCGATAGAGGAGTTGAAAAATGAATCGTGTCTTCATAAAAGTATAAAAGCCTTTGACACGATGATTTTTAAATTGATCAAAAATAGATAATTCTTCTAGACAAGTCGTAATAACAGCATTTTCAGCGACGATGATACCCAGAGGAATAGTCATATAGTAGTTTTTGTTGTTACGCTCTTCATAGATAGGAACGTCGACGAGAATCAAAGTATAATCATCTTCAACCGTGATACGAGAAGTTTCTTCAATATCGAGGGGAGCTCGTAAATCGGAAATGTCAATATTGAAGCGTTCAGCTATTTGATGGGATTCTTCCTGGGAAGGATTGACCAAATTAATCCAAGCACCGGGCTCGAACGTATCAATTTCTTTGAAGTCAATTCCTGTTGACAGAAACATTTGTTTCATGTACATTCCCTCCTGTAAGTTAGAATTTAGCCATACCTAACTATTATACTCTATTTTAGCTCCAAAAAAAAGCAGAGTCTAACGATTCTTTTTACAGTAAAAAAATCTGATTTTGTTATAATAGAGTAACCTTAAGAAGTTTCTTGGCAATTACGCCGTTTTAAAATGGGGTTAAATCGGTTATCAAAAGATGTTTTAAATGGTTCAAAAGGATTAAAACTTCTAAGAGTTTTGACATGATTAACGCTATTTTTAAGAATATTGGCTGAAAATTCTCTGCTATCAAGTTTTGATAAAGACTAGATACGCTTCTAACTAAGGATGAAAGGAATGAAATACGCCCTAAATGCTGTCAAAAAGAAAAACCAATTTGAAGGGGATTCTCTTTTAGTCGTTTTCTTTTTCGATGGACTATGTGCTGGGTTTTGTATCTTAGATTATGCAAGATAAGTTAGTGATTCATGGGGCACGCGCCCATAATTTAAAAAATATTGATGTGGAGATTCCGCGAGATAAGTTGGTTGTTGTGACAGGTTTGTCTGGTTCTGGAAAATCTTCTTTGGCTTTTGATACTATTTATGCTGAAGGGCAAAGACGCTATGTGGAAAGTCTTTCAGCCTATGCTCGCCAATTTTTGGGTAATATGGAAAAGCCGGACGTTGACTCTATTGATGGACTTAGCCCAGCTATTTCGATTGACCAAAAAACAACTAGTAAAAACCCACGTTCGACCGTTGGTACGGCGACAGAGATTAACGATTATCTTCGTTTGTTGTATGCGCGTGTGGGAACACCCTACTGTATCAACGGACATGGTGCCATTTCAGCCTCTTCTGTTGAACAGATTGTTGACGAGGTGTTAGAATTACCCGAACGTACTCGGATGCAAATCCTTGCTCCAATTGTTCGTCGTAAAAAAGGCCAGCATAAAACAATTTTTGAACGAATCCAAAAAGATGGTTATGTTCGGGTTCGTGTAGATGGTGATATCTTTGATGTGACAGAAGTTCCTGAGTTGTCTAAGAGTAAAATGCATAATATCGAAGTGGTTATTGATCGTTTGGTCAATAAAGAAGGCATTCGCTCACGGCTCTTTGATTCTATTGAGGCTGCTCTTCGACTAGGTGATGGTTATCTTATGATCGATACCATGGATGGTAATGAATTGCTATATTCAGAACATTATTCCTGTCCTGTTTGTGGCTTTACAGTCCCTGAGTTAGAACCTCGACTCTTCTCATTTAATGCGCCATTTGGTTCTTGTCCAACTTGTG encodes:
- a CDS encoding DUF1129 domain-containing protein; the encoded protein is MDLNNLTHKNQEFIHIATKQLIQDGKSDTEIKTILEDILPTIEENQKNGIPARSFLGAPTTWAAQFTKSEAEIKAEAQEAKNTNPWLMWTDASLFWLGFLGVITGLLALTNNQTQSYGLLSLIVVGLGGGAFLYTTYYYIYRHMGKEKSQRPNFWKSIGLLGLLMIGWLVLFSATTFLPAAINPQLPPLLLILIGAVAFAIRYYLKKKYNILSAMSAQATPRR
- a CDS encoding magnesium transporter CorA family protein, with amino-acid sequence MKQMFLSTGIDFKEIDTFEPGAWINLVNPSQEESHQIAERFNIDISDLRAPLDIEETSRITVEDDYTLILVDVPIYEERNNKNYYMTIPLGIIVAENAVITTCLEELSIFDQFKNHRVKGFYTFMKTRFIFQLLYRNAILYLTALRSIDRQSDRIEAQLEDATRNEQLIDMMELEKSIVYLKASLKMNERIVKKLSSNTSSLKKYVEDEDLLEDTLIETQQAIEMAGIYENVLNAMAETSAAIINNNQNTIMKTLALMTMALDIPTVIFSAYGMNFQNNWLPLNGLPHAFWYIVFIASVLSMLVVLYFIRKKWF